A region from the Vicia villosa cultivar HV-30 ecotype Madison, WI linkage group LG3, Vvil1.0, whole genome shotgun sequence genome encodes:
- the LOC131659401 gene encoding F-box protein At4g22280-like encodes MNTRSQTRKKKNRDKLSELPDCVLLHILSFLRTTTAVQSCILSTRWKHLWKHLTTLTFCSSYFKHLKSFTGFVSQVLSLRDASTPLHVLDFKRKGILEPHVLNRILKYALSHNVQQLQINIESYVEHFPPCFGSCQTLTSLNLSVGHTNGRWGTLYPNYLNFPALTNLSLHHFTFCGSDEDGSFEPFSKFKRLNSLIIDHCKLLDAQKLCISSPTLVNLTIKSSYYTRHEIELSNTPSLSTFDFEGTPVHKLSRSNTNLSSIKHVNIHVDMWLILNDTPLVLLNWLVELSNIESLTVSLTTLQVLSNVPDLLKLEFSSLYNLKSFKVKAHKHNPPILSDEIVNFLLQNAPSAERTISYIN; translated from the exons ATGAATACAAGAAGCCAAACAcgtaagaaaaaaaatagagacaaGCTCAGTGAATTGCCTGACTGTGTTCTCCTTCATATACTCTCCTTCTTGAGAACTACAACCGCAGTTCAATCTTGTATACTATCGACAAGATGGAAACATCTCTGGAAGCATCTTACAACCCTAACATTCTGTTCTTCGTACTTTAAGCATCTCAAGAGTTTCACCGGATTCGTCTCTCAAGTTTTGTCACTCCGCGATGCCTCAACACCTCTGCACGTCCTCGATTTTAAACGGAAGGGAATCCTCGAGCCTCACGTCCTCAACAGAATTTTAAAATATGCACTTTCACACAATGTCCAACAATTGCAAATCAATATTGAATCTTATGTTGAACATTTTCCTCCTTGTTTTGGTTCATGTCAAACTTTAACTTCTTTAAACCTGTCTGTTGGCCATACAAATGGTCGGTGGGGAACATTATATCCAAATTATCTGAATTTTCCTGCATTAACCAATTTGTCATTACATCATTTTACCTTTTGTGGCAGCGATGAAGATGGCAGTTTCGAGcccttttcaaaattcaaaaggtTAAATAGTTTGATCATTGACCATTGTAAACTTTTGGATGCACAAAAGCTCTGCATATCAAGTCCCACACTGGTCAATTTAACTATCAAATCGTCATATTATACCCGTCACGAAATTGAGTTATCTAATACTCCAAGTCTTAGTACCTTTGATTTTGAGGGCACCCCTGTTCACAAACTTAGTAGGAGCAATACCAATCTCTCTTCTATCAAACATGTAAATATTCATGTAGACATGTGGTTAATTTTAAATGATACTCCTTTGGTTCTACTCAACTGGCTGGTTGAACTTTCTAATATTGAATCATTGACGGTCTCTTTAACTACTCTTCAG GTTCTCTCCAATGTACCTGATTTATTGAAACTTGAGTTCTCTTCTTTGTATAACTTGAAGTCATTCAAAGTAAAAGCGCACAAGCACAACCCTCCTATATTATCAGATGAAATAGTAAACTTTTTGCTTCAAAATGCACCTTCAGCAGAGAGGACGATATCATACATTAATTAA